Sequence from the Xenorhabdus nematophila ATCC 19061 genome:
ACAAGTCTCCAACCAGCAACTGGTTGAAGTACTGGCGGAGTTTGAAGAAGATGCGGGGCAGTATGCTGCCCTTAGCATCAACGCCAACGATTACCTGCGCAGTGTTCTGATAAAAGCGCTGGGTGAAGAACGCGCTTCCAGTCTGCTTGAGGATATCCTTGAATCCCGTGATACTACAACGGGAATCGAAACCCTCAACTTTATGGAACCTCAGATGGCAGCCGATATGATCCGCGATGAACACCCGCAGATCATTGCCACCATTCTGGTTCATCTGAACCGTGGTCAGGCTGCCGATATCCTCGCCCTGTTTGATGATCGCCTGCGTAACGATGTCATGCTGCGTATCGCCACCTTTGGCGGTGTACAACCTTCTGCGCTGGCAGAGTTGACCGAAGTTCTGAATAACCTGCTGGATGGTCAGAACCTGAAACGCAGCAAAATGGGGGGTGTCCGTACTGCGGCAGAAATCATCAACCTGATGAAAAGCCAGCAGGAAGAATGCGTCATTGATGCAGTTCGTACCTATGATGGTGAACTGGCACAGAAAATCATTGATGAAATGTTCCTGTTCGAAAATCTTATTGGTGTGGACGACCGCAGTATCCAGCGCTTGTTGCAGGAAGTGACAACCGATTCCCTGCTTGTGGCATTGAAAGGCTGCGATCAGGCATTGCGCGACCACTTCCTCAACAATATGTCGCAGCGTGCTGCTGAAATCATGCGTGATGATTTGGCAAATCGTGGCCCTGTTCGTATGTCTCAAGTGGAGGCCGAGCAGAAAGCCATCCTGCTTGTGGTTCGTCGTCTGGCAGAAAGTGGCGAAATGATCCTGAATGGTGGTGATGATACCTATGTCTGATAAGCCAAGCAAAGGAAACTGGCAGCCCTGGCAGCCGGGAGAATTGACTCAGTGGGAATCTTTGCAGGCAAAACTGGAGCCGATGAATGAGGCACAAGAGCCGAGTGAACAAGAAATTCTACTGAAACAGGCAAAAATGCTTGATGCACTGAAAGAACAGGCACGTCAGGCCGGCCATGCGCAAGGCCTTGCAGAAGGCCATGTACAAGGCTATGAACAAGGATTCCAGGAAGGCCATCAGGCCGGACTGGAGCAGGGTTTGCAGGAAACCAGACAACAACAGCAAGTTGTTATCGATCAATGGAAAGCATTACTGACGGACTTCAGCCATTCATTAGATGGCCTGGATACCGTTATCGCTTCACGTCTGATGCAGCTTTCGCTCACAGCAGCTCAGCATATTTTAGGGCAGCCCGCAGTTTGTGACGGCACCGCCCTGTTGAATCAAATCCGTGAGTTTATCCAGCAAGAGCCGATGTTCAGCGGTAAACCACTATTGCGTGTCCATCCACAAAACATTCCTCTGGTCGAGCAACAACTGGGCGATGTTCTGGCTTTGCATGGCTGGCGCTTGGTTGCAGATAACAAACTGCATCCGGGCGGCTGTAAAATCAGTGCTGATGAAGGGGATCTGGATGCCAGTTTAGCAACACGCTGGCACGAAATGTGCCGTCTGGTTACCTCGGGAGAATTGTGATGACGGCAAGACTCGGGCGCTGGCTGGCTGCATTGGATGTACTGGAAAAACGTCTGGAAAAACGTCTGGAAAAAACACCTAAAGTGCGCCGCTATGGGCGCCTCACCCGTGCGACAGGCTTGATTCTGGAAGCCACTGGCTTACACATGCCCCTTGGCGCAACCTGTCTGATTGAGCGCCAGAATGGTAAAATAATTGAAGAAGTTGAAAGTGAAGTTGTCGGCTTCAATGGCGAAAAACTCTTGTTAATGCCAATGGAAGAACTGGAAGGCATTGTGCCGGGTGCCCGCGTTTATGCCCGTTCTTATGGCGAAGAGGCGGGCAGCGGGCGCCGCCTGCCCCTGGGGCCTGAATTACTCGGCAGAGTTCTGGATGGTGCGGGACGCCCCCTTGATGGTTTGCCTGCCCCGGACACAAGTTATCGTGCCCCCCTGACAACAACCCCGTTTAACCCTCTGCAACGCACTCCAATCAGCGATGTGCTCGATGTTGGTGTTCGTGCTATCAATTCCTTGTTGACCGTTGGACGCGGGCAGCGCATGGGATTGTTTGCAGGCTCGGGGGTGGGTAAAAGTGTATTGCTCGGCATGATGGCTCGCTATACCCAGGCTGATGTGATCGTCGTAGGACTGATTGGTGAACGTGGCCGGGAAGTGAAAGACTTTATCGAAAATATTCTGGGTGTTGAAGGATTGTCGCGCTCAGTGGTTGTCGCAGCACCTGCTGATGTTTCACCATTGCTACGAATGCAAGGGGCCTCTTACGCGACCCGCATTGCCGAAGATTTTCGCGATCGCGGTAAACATGTATTGTTAATTATGGATTCCCTGACTCGCTACAGCATGGCCCAACGCGAAATTGCACTGGCTATCGGCGAACCCCCCGCCACTAAAGGTTATCCCCCTTCCGTCTTTGCCAAATTACCCGCTCTGGTAGAAAGAGCCGGTAACGGCGTCAGTGACGGCGGTTCAATTACGGCATTTTATACCGTACTAACAGAAGGTGATGACCAGCAAGACCCGATTGCCGATGCTGCCCGGGCCATCCTGGATGGTCATATTGTGCTATCGCGCTCACTGGCAGAATCAGGCCACTATCCGGCCATTGATATTGCAGCCTCCATCAGCCGTGCCATGACCGCATTAATCGACAATACCCATTATCGCCGGATACAGTTCTTTAAACAGTTACTTTCCAGTTATCAGCGTAACCGGGATTTAATCAACGTCGGCGCTTATGCAGCAGGAAGTGATCCTTTATTGGATAAAGCCATTGAACTTTACCCGTACATGGCTCAGTTTCTGCAACAAGGCATTGATGAGCGCAGTGAATATGACATGGCCTGTACCCAGCTTCAGCAATTAATACCGACATAACATCTTGCTCATTGAAATTTTGCCGAGGAAATACATGCAACAACACTCCCCTCTCGTGACTTTGCGTGAACTCGCCCAAAATGCGGCAGAAAAAGCGGCATCCCGGCTTGCACAAATTCAGCAAAGTCATCAGCAAATGGAGCAACAACTCACGGCGTTGATGAATTATCAGGATGAATATCGTACCCGTTTGAATAACACTCTCAGCAGCGGTATGTCCTGCTCGACCTGGCAAAATTATCAGCAGTTTATGAAAACGCTGGAAATGGCCATTGAACAGCACAAATTACAGCTCAATCAATGGAAAAAACGACTTGAGCAAGCCCTGTCACAATGGCAGGAAAAACAACAGCGCCTGAACGCCTTCGACACACTACAGCAGCGGGCAGAGCATAATCTGAAGTTACACCAAAATCGCATGGAGCAAAAACAAATGGATGAGTACGCACAACGTGGTGCACAACGGAGAATGAAACAATGAATCTCACTCTTTTGCCGACTGATTTGAAACTCACGGCTAAAAATCCGGAAAAAAATCAGCCGACGTTGAATGATCCCATAAACAACAGCCATTCTTCTCAATTTGGGCAACTTCTCAATGCAGAAACAGCCGCTATGCAGAAGCCCATAGTTCAGGCGGGTAAACATGATCTGAAAGTGGGAAAACCTGCTGCTGATACAATAGCCGAAAGTGAATGGTCGCAGTCACAGAGCGTGTCAGACAACGCTGTCGAGGATAAATTGCAGACAGGCGTGACTCTGCAAGGGAACAAAGCGGAATTTACGCTATTGAAGGATGACGATCTGTTGTCAGCCGATGCGTTAAGTGCGGTAATTCCTGTCCAAATTGCCGGATTGGTTAATCCGCCAACTAACTCGGTAACGCTGACTGAGAACACAGACGGATTGGCAGAAAATGATTTACCAGAGGGTGAAAACACTCTCACTCATATCCTGCCGGGCAAAAATGCCAAAGATACCGAACTGGCTAACGCAGATCTGGATGAAGACATGCCACTTTCTGCGACACAGGATGCGACCCTGAATCCTAAATCAGAAGACGCTGCCAATATCCGCCCTGTGCTGACCCCCATCGCCGGACAAGTAAAACTTGCTACCAGCAATAAAGCAGAGTACAGCCTGTCTTTCCAAAATAGTGCCCTCTCCAGAAATACCGCCTCAAGTAACAACAAAGAGGTCAATCTATTCCAGACCGCCATTCAGAGTGCCCCTGCCCTGACTGCCGCCACCATTGAAACAACCCCGGTGGATTCTCCGGTAGCATTGACGACATCTCCCCTGCTTTCAGCCGGACAACATGTCACCGGACAGCAACCTGCGGGCCACTTTCAGCTTAATGGAACAACCTTACCAATATTAAATGCACATCTTGGCAGTGAAGAATGGCAGCAACAACTTAATCAGCATGTGCTGTTTTTTAACCGGAATGGACTGCAACAAGCAGAACTTCGCTTACATCCCCAAGAATTGGGCGCACTGCATATCCGCATGAGTGTTGAAGATAACCAAGCGCAATTACATTTTATGTCCGCTCACCAAAATGTTCGCGCGGCTCTGGAAGCCGCATTACCGGGGCTTCGCCATGCACTGGCTGACAACGGCATTCAACTGGCACAAAGCAGCATCAATAGCGATGCTCAAGGAAATTGGCAACAAGAGCACCACACTCATCATCATGCCAATGACCACTCTAACTCCCGTGCAAATGTTCAAGGCCATAATTTGAACCCGGCAACAGGGGTAACGGCTTCCCATACATCAGTCATCCATCTGA
This genomic interval carries:
- the fliG gene encoding flagellar motor switch protein FliG; the protein is MSLSGTERSAVMLMTLGEDQAAEVFKHLNSREVQQLSIAMAGMRQVSNQQLVEVLAEFEEDAGQYAALSINANDYLRSVLIKALGEERASSLLEDILESRDTTTGIETLNFMEPQMAADMIRDEHPQIIATILVHLNRGQAADILALFDDRLRNDVMLRIATFGGVQPSALAELTEVLNNLLDGQNLKRSKMGGVRTAAEIINLMKSQQEECVIDAVRTYDGELAQKIIDEMFLFENLIGVDDRSIQRLLQEVTTDSLLVALKGCDQALRDHFLNNMSQRAAEIMRDDLANRGPVRMSQVEAEQKAILLVVRRLAESGEMILNGGDDTYV
- the fliH gene encoding flagellar assembly protein FliH: MSDKPSKGNWQPWQPGELTQWESLQAKLEPMNEAQEPSEQEILLKQAKMLDALKEQARQAGHAQGLAEGHVQGYEQGFQEGHQAGLEQGLQETRQQQQVVIDQWKALLTDFSHSLDGLDTVIASRLMQLSLTAAQHILGQPAVCDGTALLNQIREFIQQEPMFSGKPLLRVHPQNIPLVEQQLGDVLALHGWRLVADNKLHPGGCKISADEGDLDASLATRWHEMCRLVTSGEL
- the fliI gene encoding flagellar protein export ATPase FliI translates to MTARLGRWLAALDVLEKRLEKRLEKTPKVRRYGRLTRATGLILEATGLHMPLGATCLIERQNGKIIEEVESEVVGFNGEKLLLMPMEELEGIVPGARVYARSYGEEAGSGRRLPLGPELLGRVLDGAGRPLDGLPAPDTSYRAPLTTTPFNPLQRTPISDVLDVGVRAINSLLTVGRGQRMGLFAGSGVGKSVLLGMMARYTQADVIVVGLIGERGREVKDFIENILGVEGLSRSVVVAAPADVSPLLRMQGASYATRIAEDFRDRGKHVLLIMDSLTRYSMAQREIALAIGEPPATKGYPPSVFAKLPALVERAGNGVSDGGSITAFYTVLTEGDDQQDPIADAARAILDGHIVLSRSLAESGHYPAIDIAASISRAMTALIDNTHYRRIQFFKQLLSSYQRNRDLINVGAYAAGSDPLLDKAIELYPYMAQFLQQGIDERSEYDMACTQLQQLIPT
- the fliJ gene encoding flagellar export protein FliJ, producing MQQHSPLVTLRELAQNAAEKAASRLAQIQQSHQQMEQQLTALMNYQDEYRTRLNNTLSSGMSCSTWQNYQQFMKTLEMAIEQHKLQLNQWKKRLEQALSQWQEKQQRLNAFDTLQQRAEHNLKLHQNRMEQKQMDEYAQRGAQRRMKQ
- a CDS encoding flagellar hook-length control protein FliK; translated protein: MNLTLLPTDLKLTAKNPEKNQPTLNDPINNSHSSQFGQLLNAETAAMQKPIVQAGKHDLKVGKPAADTIAESEWSQSQSVSDNAVEDKLQTGVTLQGNKAEFTLLKDDDLLSADALSAVIPVQIAGLVNPPTNSVTLTENTDGLAENDLPEGENTLTHILPGKNAKDTELANADLDEDMPLSATQDATLNPKSEDAANIRPVLTPIAGQVKLATSNKAEYSLSFQNSALSRNTASSNNKEVNLFQTAIQSAPALTAATIETTPVDSPVALTTSPLLSAGQHVTGQQPAGHFQLNGTTLPILNAHLGSEEWQQQLNQHVLFFNRNGLQQAELRLHPQELGALHIRMSVEDNQAQLHFMSAHQNVRAALEAALPGLRHALADNGIQLAQSSINSDAQGNWQQEHHTHHHANDHSNSRANVQGHNLNPATGVTASHTSVIHLTPQQLASTRGGIDTFA